A genomic region of Choristoneura fumiferana chromosome 17, NRCan_CFum_1, whole genome shotgun sequence contains the following coding sequences:
- the LOC141437304 gene encoding alpha-crystallin A chain-like, which produces MSITPYLYDLERPLRTIERDFFRDPYFDFPVGRMMPRNFFSPAFRPWDMMRHFEQLMRPMEQLSSAMNQLALNEGSITSDNEKFQINVDVQHFRPEEVSVKVIDKHVIVEGKHEEKQDEHGYVSRQFVRRYALPEGCLPDTVQSNLSSDGVLTVTAPKVLALPSTGERIVPITHTGPVQKQIGSPE; this is translated from the coding sequence ATGTCGATCACTCCATACCTCTACGATTTGGAACGTCCCCTTCGGACGATTGAAAGAGATTTCTTCAGGGATCCTTACTTTGATTTCCCGGTTGGAAGAATGATGCCCCGCAATTTCTTCAGTCCTGCCTTCAGACCCTGGGATATGATGCGGCACTTCGAGCAACTGATGAGACCTATGGAACAGCTATCTTCTGCAATGAACCAGTTGGCATTGAACGAAGGCTCGATTACTTCAGACAACGAGAAATTCCAAATTAACGTCGATGTTCAGCATTTTCGTCCAGAAGAAGTCAGTGTCAAAGTGATCGATAAACACGTCATTGTTGAGGGTAAGCATGAAGAGAAGCAGGATGAGCACGGTTATGTGTCCAGGCAATTTGTGAGGCGATATGCTTTACCCGAAGGCTGCTTGCCTGACACCGTACAGTCAAACCTGTCATCCGATGGGGTGCTCACGGTGACCGCTCCGAAGGTTCTGGCATTGCCATCAACTGGTGAGAGGATTGTGCCAATAACCCACACTGGACCTGTACAGAAGCAAATCGGATCTCCGGAATAG